One Setaria viridis chromosome 3, Setaria_viridis_v4.0, whole genome shotgun sequence DNA window includes the following coding sequences:
- the LOC117850962 gene encoding aldehyde oxidase GLOX has product MVQTGSARRQLCAQPAGLETAAGELEDDPNLGAEIISGGALSFQKKEKHAEEGGTDPALAGPVTGGGRREGRDQLLDLSAAAAIIMGYSLPRAAAFAVALLLLASSGEAFFDIFNIFRPRSESDDFFQNAFDGSQEQAVPTQTEHEEQGAAPATATGLTRVPPSGPPSKAAQDTVELAADTGGGPVGEWTIVSENSGVSAMHMVLMRHGRAVMFDTSTTGRSLMRLPQDNCRIDPRAKEEGTMDCWAHAVEFDYHTGGLRPLKILTDTWCSSGAFDADGNLVQTGGYFEGEKVVRVLSPCDTCDWLEHPNSFAEGRWYATTLVLPDGRFIVFGGRRAFSSELVPMPGRTNDRATYMPFLRETTDDVENNLYPFANLLPSGELFLFANNRSVIFDHRAGRIVRELPQLGGGSRNYPASAMSALLPLDLRNATGGADPEPVIIICGGTFKNAFRFGENNTFLPALRDCARINLAALDAQWETEDMPVGRVMGDMLILPTGDLLLLNGAAKGCAGWGFGRQPVLTPVLYSPRKEKGSRFRALASSTIARMYHSTSAVLPDATVLVAGGNTNTAYNFSDVDFPTEVRVERFCPPYLSKDHAATRPVIDAASVPAGGMRYGSPFTFRFSMPSEPVGEADVKVTMYAPPFTTHGYSMNQRLLILSVTAFREEGRSYTVTVDAPGKPELAPRGYYLVFVVAKGVPSVAAWVKIL; this is encoded by the coding sequence ATGGTGCAAACCGGCAGCGCTCGGCGCCAGTTATGTGCACAGCCAGCGGGGCTAGAAACCGCGGCCGGCGAGCTTGAAGACGACCCAAATTTAGGCGCCGAAATAATTAGTGGAGGAGCTTTAAGcttccaaaaaaaagagaagcatGCTGAGGAGGGAGGTACCGATCCCGCTCTAGCTGGGCCGGTCACGGGAGGAGGCCGGAGGGAAGGGAGAGATCAGCTCCTcgacctctccgccgccgccgcaataATAATGGGGTACTCCCTGCCCCGCGCCGCGGCCTTCGCCgtggccctcctcctcctggcctCCTCCGGCGAGGCGTTCTTCGACATCTTCAACATCTTCCGCCCGCGCTCCGAGAGCGACGACTTCTTCCAGAACGCCTTCGATGGCTCGCAGGAGCAGGCGGTGCCGACGCAGACAGAGCACGAAGAGCagggcgccgcgccggccaccgccacgGGCCTCACCAGGGTGCCGCCCTCGGGCCCGCCCAGCAAGGCCGCGCAGGACACGgtcgagctcgccgccgacACCGGCGGCGGGCCGGTCGGCGAGTGGACCATCGTCAGCGAGAACTCCGGCGTGTCGGCCATGCACATGGTCCTCATGCGCCACGGCAGGGCCGTCATGTTCGACACCAGCACCACTGGCCGGTCGCTCATGCGGCTGCCCCAGGACAACTGCCGCATCGACCCGCGCGCCAAGGAGGAGGGCACCATGGATTGCTGGGCGCACGCCGTCGAGTTCGACTACCACACCGGCGGCCTCCGCCCTCTCAAGATCCTGACGGACACCTGGTGCTCGTCGGGCGCGTTCGACGCGGACGGCAACCTTGTGCAGACCGGCGGCTACTTCGAGGGCGAGAAGGTCGTGAGGGTGCTGAGCCCGTGCGACACCTGCGACTGGCTGGAGCACCCCAACAGCTTCGCGGAGGGGAGGTGGTACGCGACGACGTTGGTGCTCCCGGACGGCCGGTTCATCGTgttcggcggccgccgcgccttcAGCTCCGAGCTCGTCCCGATGCCGGGGAGGACCAACGACAGGGCCACCTACATGCCGTTCCTCCGCGAGACCACCGACGACGTCGAGAACAACCTGTACCCGTTCGCGAACCTCCTCCCCAGCGGCGAGCTCTTCCTCTTCGCCAACAACCGCTCCGTCATCTTCGACCACAGGGCCGGCAGGATCGTGCGCGAGCTCCCGCAGCTGGGCGGTGGGAGCCGCAACTACCCGGCGTCCGCCATGTCTGCGCTCCTCCCGCTCGACCTCCGCAacgccaccggcggcgccgacccCGAGCCGGTGATCATCATCTGCGGCGGGACGTTCAAGAATGCCTTCAGGTTCGGCGAGAACAACACGTTCCTGCCCGCGCTCCGCGACTGCGCCCGCATCAACCTGGCCGCGCTCGACGCGCAGTGGGAGACCGAGGACATGCCCGTCGGCCGCGTCATGGGCGACATGCTCATCCTCCCCACCGGCGACCTGCTGCTCCTCAACGGCGCCGCCAAGGGCTGCGCCGGCTGGGGCTTCGGCCGGCAGCCGGTCCTCACCCCGGTCCTGTACTCGCCGCGGAAGGAGAAGGGGTCGCGGTTCCGGGCGCTGGCGTCGTCGACCATCGCGCGCATGTACCACTCCACCAGCGCCGTGCTGCCCGACGCCAccgtgctcgtcgccggcggcaacACCAACACCGCCTACAACTTCAGCGACGTGGACTTCCCCACCGAGGTGCGCGTGGAGCGGTTCTGCCCGCCGTACCTGAGCAAGGATCACGCCGCAACCCGGCCGGTGATCGACGCAGCGTCGGTGCCCGCGGGAGGGATGCGGTACGGGTCCCCGTTCACGTTCCGATTCTCCATGCCCTCCGAGCCCGTGGGGGAGGCGGACGTGAAGGTCACCATGTACGCGCCGCCCTTCACCACGCACGGCTACTCCATGAACCAGCGGCTGCTGATCCTGTCCGTGACCGCGTTcagggaggaggggcggagCTACACGGTGACCGTGGACGCGCCCGGGAAGCCGGAGCTCGCGCCGCGGGGGTACTACCTGGTGTTCGTGGTGGCCAAGGGCGTGCCGAGCGTGGCTGCGTGGGTGAAGATTCTGTGA
- the LOC117848777 gene encoding exosome complex component RRP41 homolog: protein MEYVDPLTGFRVDGRRPNEMRKLKGEVGVVARADGSALFEMGNTRVIAAVYGPREVQNKGQQVNSKEALVRCEYRMAEFSTGDRRRKPKGDRRSTEISLVIRQTMEASILTHLMPRSQIDIFVQVLQADGGTRSACINAATLALADAGIPMRDIVTSCSAGYLCSTPLLDLNYLEDSAGGADVTVGILAKMDKVTLLQMDAKLAMDTFENVMGLAIEGCKAIATYIREVLLENTKRLECQRG, encoded by the exons ATGGAGTACGTGGACCCCCTCACCGGCTTCCGCGTTGACGGTCGCCGCCCCAACGAG ATGCGGAAGCTCAAGGGCGAGGTCGGCGTCGTCGCGCGGGCCGACGG GTCGGCGCTGTTCGAGATGGGCAATACCAGGGTCATCGCCGCTGTCTATGGTCCTCGAGAG GTCCAGAACAAAGGTCAGCAAGTAAACAGCAAAGAGGCTTTG GTTCGTTGTGAGTATAGGATGGCAGAATTTAGTACAGGAGATCGGAGGAGAAAGCCAAAAGGTGACAG GCGATCAACGGAAATTTCTCTTGTTATTCGACAGACAATGGAGGCAAGCATATTAACTCATTTAATGCCACGTTCACAG ATTGATATATTTGTCCAAGTTCTTCAAGCTGATGGTG GAACAAGGTCAGCATGCATCAATGCTGCAACACTAGCTCTTGCAGATGCCGGGATTCCAATGCGAGACATTGTCACATCTTGTAGTGCTGGGTATCTGTGTTCTACTCCTTTGCTCG ATCTTAATTACTTAGAAGACAGTGCTGGGGGTGCAGATGTCACAGTTGGTATTCTTGCAAAAATGGACAAAGTGACTCTTCTGCAG ATGGATGCAAAATTAGCAATGGATACATTTGAAAACGTAATGGGACTTGCCATAGAAGGGTGCAAAGCAATTGCAACTTACATCCGAGAG GTGCTGTTGGAGAACACAAAGCGGCTGGAGTGTCAGCGTGGTTAA
- the LOC117848776 gene encoding ninja-family protein 8 has protein sequence MDEENGLELSLGLSLGGSSGKAKARDAPLEPKAEPQVEESSSKGGSQTPDAPFGKYYQTNPENQEHNSKQRHSPVAPQFGNFWGQPGSSSAPVVDGSAEPVSHQPQLPRYQDGRMPNNNGNNSEEQKPVSSNCNLLSEEMSFQKKHQTAGDQPDAFSKSSDGGAKNAPISISTDDGSTGENEDVAESEAEGSNSWLVAQREDSAKGSVVNKASDRKRSADDAAVGFQGKRQPSFSGSESSSGKLPPGNPLSMQASNVVAVPYQVQAQVSGPPTITNAPNFHPVCPVQLRPPTNGGLAVQTMNSASQVAFGYPAVQLPTLETSCSWAFGAPPQALSSFTVKDKAEQTGSKQADDGKRPQEAGASSSAHVEDEKKAERVLPLMGSAIRPGIAPNVKFGGSGSYPDLPWVSTTGTGPNGRTISGVTYKFGRNEVKIVCACHGTHMSPEEFMRHANADAPAQENSETLPAFPVGNQAASAEN, from the exons ATGGACGAGGAGAATGGCCTTGAGCTTAGTTTGGGCCTCTCTTTGGGCGGATCATCTGGGAAGGCTAAGGCTAGAGATGCTCCTCTAGAACCAAAAGCAGAACCTCAAGTGGAAGAAAGCAGTAGCAAAGGTGGTTCACAAACTCCTGATGCTCCTTTTGGAAAGTATTATCAAACAAACCCTGAGAACCAAGAACACAACAGTAAACAGAGGCACAGCCCTGTTGCACCACAATTTGGGAATTTCTGGGGACAACCAGGGAGTTCCTCTGCTCCAGTGGTAGATGGATCCGCCGAACCAGTGAGCCATCAGCCTCAGCTTCCCAGGTATCAAGATGGGAGGATGCCAAATAACAATGGAAATAATTCTGAGGAACAGAAGCCAGTCTCAAGTAACTGCAACTTGCTTTCTGAAGAGATGAGCTTTCAGAAGAAGCATCAGACAGCTGGTGACCAGCCTGATGCATTCAGTAAGAGCTCTGACGGGGGTGCGAAAAATGCACCTATCTCAATTAGTACTGATGATGGTTCAACTGGTGAAAATGAGGATGTTGCAGAGTCAGAAGCAGAAGGTTCAAATTCTTGGTTGGTTGCACAGCGTGAAGACAGTGCTAAGGGCTCTGTTGTTAACAAAGCATCCGATAGGAAAAGATCCGCTGATGATGCTGCCGTTGGTTTTCAAGGAAAGAGGCAGCCAAGTTTCTCAGGAAGTGAGTCGAGCTCAGGAAAGCTGCCACCTGGGAATCCATTATCTATGCAGGCATCAAATGTAGTGGCTGTGCCTTATCAAGTCCAAGCGCAGGTTTCTGGTCCTCCTACCATAACTAATGCACCGAATTTTCACCCGGTATGTCCAGTGCAGTTGAGGCCACCTACAAACGGTGGACTAGCTGTCCAGACAATGAATAGTGCCTCTCAGGTTGCTTTTGGTTATCCGGCAGTCCAGCTACCAACACTTGAAACGAGCTGTTCATGGGCTTTTGGTGCTCCGCCTCAGGCTTTGTCTTCTTTTACTGTAAAAGACAAAGCTGAGCAAACAGGTTCCAAGCAAGCTGATGATGGCAAGAGACCCCAAG AGGCAGGTGCTTCTTCATCCGCTCATGTGGAAGATGAGAAGAAGGCTGAGAGGGTGCTCCCTCTTATGGGTTCTGCTATAAGGCCAGGCATCGCACCAAATGTCAAATTTGGAGGGTCTGGATCCTATCCTGATCTTCCTTGGGTTTCTACCACTGGTACTGGACCAAATGGCAGAACCATATCAGGTGTAACATACAAGTTTGGTAGAAATGAGGTGAAGATAGTATGTGCCTGCCATGGCACTCACATGTCCCCGGAGGAGTTTATGAGGCATGCAAATGCAGATGCTCCAGCCCAAGAAAATAGTGAAACTTTACCAGCATTCCCTGTCGGCAACCAAGCAGCTTCTGCTGAAAACTAA
- the LOC117848969 gene encoding uncharacterized protein, whose product MSAGGAFGGNRGVRPVPPEKGVFPLDHLHECDLEKKDYLACLKSTGFQSEKCRQFSKKYLECRMERNLMAKQDMSELGFRNLVEVDTAPDDSGKLESSPPNEFKKKT is encoded by the exons ATGAGTGCCG GTGGTGCTTTTGGTGGAAATAGAGGGGTCAGGCCTGTACCTCCTGAAAAAGGTGTATTCCCATTGGATCACTTACATGAGTGTGACTTG GAGAAGAAAGATTATCTTGCCTGCCTGAAATCTACAGGATTTCAGTCTGAAAAATGTCGACAGTTCTCAAAGAAGTATCTGGAATGTCGGATGGAGAG AAACTTGATGGCGAAGCAAGACATGTCAGAGCTTGGGTTCAGAAATCTGGTTGAAGTGGATACAGCTCCTGACGATAGCGGCAAACTGGAGAGCAGCCCTCCTAATGAATTCAAGAAGAAAACCTAG
- the LOC117848968 gene encoding uncharacterized protein, with amino-acid sequence MSPPTPQKPHPVPRETVAGAVASLTKWMKKRAEEAPPNLLADERDDLVILQLSLRRVPASPTTRPRLLPLPHPVVGHDGASVCVISDDRPNSRSPPASDLLDASKSLHRLPVSEVIPLSTLRTDYRPYESRRRLAASHDLFIADRGILPLLPRVLGKAFYSTKKAPIGVDFTRVGWPEQVRKVLGSAFLYLRTGTCSGIKVGRLDMDEEEILENVMAAVEAAVEKVPKKWANVRALHLKAVDSVALPIYQVVPELGMKIEVPGDVESGEVIDAVELETREKKTDKKKVLMDAEANGDEGVANESGKRKRNKKDQIKNIEMQGEVQVETEKKKWRKSVVVSVDEQKKVGKKGKDKGKRDLENEMEEPSIGNKKNKKGKIEEGKKKKSMKDEVCVDESLEDKKSKGKKLDGKIKKTRRG; translated from the coding sequence atgtcgccgccgacgccacaGAAGCCACACCCGGTGCCCCGTGAGACggtggccggcgccgtcgcTTCACTGACCAAGTGGATGAAGAAGCGCGCCGAGGAGGCGCCCCCCAACCTCCTCGCCGACGAGCGTGACGACCTCGTCATCCTCCAGCTCTCGCTCCGCCGCGTCCCCGCCTCGCCGACCACCAGGCCGCGCCTACTCCCGCTCCCGCACCCCGTCGTCGGGCACGACGGCGCCTCCGTCTGCGTCATCTCCGACGACCGCCCCAACTCGCGGTCCCCGCCCGCCTCCGACCTCCTCGATGCGTCCAAGTCGCTCCACCGCCTCCCCGTCTCCGAGGTCATCCCGCTCTCCACCCTCCGCACGGACTACCGCCCGTACGagtcgcgccgccgcctcgccgcctcccaCGACCTCTTCATCGCCGACCGCGGCATCCTCCCGCTGCTGCCGCGCGTCCTCGGGAAGGCGTTCTACTCCACCAAGAAGGCTCCGATCGGGGTCGATTTCACCCGCGTCGGGTGGCCGGAGCAGGTCCGCAAGGTGCTGGGCTCCGCTTTTCTGTACCTGCGAACGGGGACCTGCTCGGGGATCAAAGTGGGTAGGCTGGATATGGATGAAGAAGAGATCTTGGAGAATGTGATGGCTGCGGTGGAGGCAGCTGTGGAAAAGGTGCCAAAGAAGTGGGCCAACGTTAGGGCGCTGCATCTGAAGGCTGTGGATTCAGTTGCCCTGCCAATTTACCAGGTTGTGCCGGAGTTGGGTATGAAGATTGAGGTGCCTGGGGATGTTGAATCTGGGGAGGTCATTGATGCTGTGGAATTGGAGACTAGGGAGAAGAAGACTGACAAGAAGAAGGTGCTGATGGATGCTGAAGCCAATGGTGATGAGGGAGTTGCCAATGAGAGTGGCAAGAGGAAGAGGAATAAGAAGGATCAGATCAAGAATATTGAGATGCAGGGAGAAGTTCAGGTGGAGACAGAGAAAAAGAAGTGGAGGAAGAGTGTTGTGGTTTCTGTTGATGAGCAGAAGAAGGTTGGCAAGAAGGGTAAAGATAAGGGCAAGCGTGATTTGGAAAATGAGATGGAAGAACCCAGTATAGGCAATAAGAAgaataagaaaggaaagattgaggaggggaagaaaaagaagagcatGAAGGATGAAGTCTGCGTAGATGAGAGCCTGGAAGACAAGAAGAGCAAGGGGAAAAAATTGGATGGCAAGatcaagaagacaaggagagggTAA
- the LOC117849786 gene encoding uncharacterized protein, translated as MEDYFTRFLNLGWQLRQYLTELIENLLGYIDWIPQRLEVQFSASHGGSLPSATGYTHEGAYALSVSNATTEKQSANGISDGTILRKGFSSIYQRSYGRPSYLLHGFRVVRRLAFRVRDQWSLFSSEIHAKLTRVLHRFWTTLKGSCEDIGWLQRTRASLCSVDGTGRFTEILHEIRNGLHCLPDTLVYLFIPGLFSNHSPLYFTNTKRFFSKMGLACHIAKIHSEASVEKNAWELKQYIEELYWGSGKQVLLLGHSKGGVDAAAALSLYWSELKGKVAGLALVQSPYGGTPVASDILREGQIADKETRRIMELIVCRLIKGDMRALEDLTYAKRKDFISKHKLPVDELPIISFHTEASTAPTVLATLTRVAQAELLPWLPVPRFFLSASEFVESMLASLKVPVVAPVSAAMAFTALHLRLRYGESSDGLVTRRDAEVPGSVVVRPERRLDHAWMVYSTLKKGSAEADASEMCEALLAMLVEIGKNKKSC; from the exons ATGGAGGACTATTTTACACGCTTCCTGAACCTTGGTTGGCAGTTAAGACAATACTTGACAGAATTGATAG AAAATTTGCTCGGGTACATTGATTGGATTCCTCAACGTCTTGAAGTACAATTCTCTGCTAGCCATGGAGGATCATTGCCTAGCGCCACAGGATATACTCATGAAGGGGCATATGCATTATCTGTTAGTAATGCTACTACGGAAAAGCAGTCTGCAAATGGAATATCTGATGGCACAATTCTCAGAAAAGGATTTTCCAGTATTTATCAAAG ATCATATGGCAGGCCTTCCTATCTTTTGCATGGCTTCAGGGTGGTAAGAAGATTGGCATTCCGTGTACGAGATCAGTGGAGTCTGTTTTCAAGTGAAATACATGCCAAACTAACCAG GGTCTTACATCGTTTCTGGACAACACTAAAGGGATCTTGTGAAGATATAGGATGGTTGCAAAGAACTCGAGCATCTCTTTGTTCAGTTGATGGCACAGGTCGCTTCACGGAGATTTTGCATGAAATCAG AAATGGTCTGCACTGCCTGCCTGATACACTGGTTTACCTATTTATTCCTG GCCTTTTTAGCAACCACAGTCCACTTTACTTCACCAATACAAAAAGATTCTTTTCGAAAATGGGATTGGCTTGCCATATTGCAAAAATTCATAGCGAG GCATCTGTTGAGAAAAATGCGTGGGAACTGAAACAATACATCGAGGAGCTCTACTGGGGATCTGGTAAGCAAGTTTTGCTCCTTGGTCATAGCAAAGGTGGAGTTGATGCAGCTGCAGCTCTTTCCTTGTACTGGTCTGAGCTCAAAGGCAAAGTTGCCGGCCTAGCATTGGTTCAGAGCCCATATGGTGGCACCCCGGTCGCCTCTGATATCCTTCGAGAAGGCCAGATTGCTGATAAGGAGACAAGAAGGATCATGGAGCTCATCGTATGCAGACTAATCAAG GGTGACATGAGGGCCTTGGAGGACCTAACATACGCCAAGAGAAAGGACTTCATCTCCAAGCACAAACTCCCCGTCGATGAGCTGCCGATCATCTCCTTCCATACCGAAGCTAGCACTGCACCAACAGTGCTCGCGACACTAACCCGCGTGGCCCAAGCCGAGCTCCTGCCATGGCTCCCCGTGCCACGGTTCTTCCTGTCAGCATCCGAGTTCGTCGAGTCCATGCTCGCCTCTCTGAAGGTCCCCGTGGTCGCGCCCGTGTCGGCGGCGATGGCTTTCACAGCGCTTCACCTGCGGCTGCGGTACGGCGAGAGTAGCGACGGGCTGGTGACCCGGCGCGACGCCGAGGTGCCCGGTTCGGTGGTGGTGAGGCCTGAGAGGAGGCTGGACCACGCGTGGATGGTGTACTCCACGCTGAAGAAGGGCAGCGCTGAGGCTGATGCAAGCGAGATGTGCGAGGCTCTGCTGGCCATGCTCGTTGAGATTGGCAAGAACAAGAAATCATGCTGA
- the LOC117849787 gene encoding large ribosomal subunit protein bL21m, whose translation MASRRYLLRLLSTRLVPQRSQTLTSVSIATRTLASLSEPLGTPAPRALASPRLYYPSRCHFATRSSGDEDDDDDDDDDDEDEDEEGHYDDEGSEGEWGEEDEAVAAKKPSGKTEEEMVAEAAEIGYKVVGPLGPDEKPFKPYEPVFAVVQIGSHQFKVSNGDSIFTERLKFCDVNDKLVLNRVLMLGSQTQTVIGRPILSEATVHAVVEEHALDAKVIVFKKKRRKNYRRTKGHRQELTKLRITNIEGIDKPETVAVAA comes from the exons ATGGCGTCGCGGCGCTACCTTCTCCGCCTCCTCTCGACCCGCCTCGTCCCTCAGAGATCTCAAACCCTCACATCGGTCTCGATCGCGACCCGGACCCTAGCCTCTTTGTCGGAGCCCCTCGGAACCCCAGCTCCACGCGCCCTCGCCTCCCCCCGGCTCTACTACCCCTCGCGCTGCCACTTCGCGACCCGCTCctccggcgacgaggacgacgacgacgacgacgacgacgacgacgaagacgaagacgaagaagggCACTACGACGACGAGGGGAGCGAGGGGGAGTGGGGGGAGGAGGatgaggcggtggcggcgaagaaACCGAGCGGGAAGACAGAGGAGGAGATGgtagcggaggcggcggagatcGGGTACAAGGTGGTGGGCCCGCTCGGGCCCGACGAGAAACCCTTCAAGCCCTACGAGCCCGTCTTCGCCGTCGTACAG ATTGGCTCTCATCAATTCAAGGTGAGCAATGGTGACTCCATCTTTACGGAGAGGTTGAAGTTCTGTGATGTAAATGACAAG CTGGTTTTAAACCGAGTTCTCATGCTTGGTTCACAAACTCAAACAGTTATTGGGAGGCCAATTCTTTCTGAAGCTACTGTTCACGCTGTTGTTGAAGAGCAT GCCCTAGACGCAAAAGTGATCGTATTCAAGAAGAAACGGCGAAAAAATTACCGCCGAACAAAGGGCCACCGTCAG GAATTGACAAAACTTAGAATAACCAACATTGAAGGAATAGATAAGCCAGAGACCGTTGCTGTTGCTGCCTAA